The proteins below are encoded in one region of Cololabis saira isolate AMF1-May2022 chromosome 11, fColSai1.1, whole genome shotgun sequence:
- the fer gene encoding tyrosine-protein kinase Fer isoform X1 — MGFGRDLRNSHEGLLKLQDWELKLLETVKRFMTLRVKSDKEYAALLLSMTQQTEKQESADYISTVSKSWSQVVRHTEALGRVMRSHADDLNSGPLHRLATLIRDKQQVKKSYQSLHLQLESYNYKVTRTDLEKLKVTYRQLSRDANNAKEKYREALAKGREADRARERYDKSMTKLHNLHNQYVLAVCGAQTQQEEHRHHAAPGLLDSLQRMQEDMTLALKSILEEYCEISSLLTEEIVKVHQEISAAIKQIDPLAEYQHFIDAYRSPETPEASIEFDVSLLEETDSIPANEILWNTLTADSLQATLSSTTEDLALTQQNLRTKEALANDLDAKIQTSQQSTERKSDCVLLLSQKLSLLELRQTVQSLRSSEARLASQKSLLDTKMAAAVASPPPPPAPPALQYEDDTRSVGSTDKVKEKSSRFDTLRQSLAGMIRPTKAMLGSSSSQFFDVIPTSERPLAEQEWYHGAIPRTEAQELLRQQGDFLVRESHGKPGEYVLSVFSDDQRRHFIIQYADSQYRFEGTGFSTIPQLIEHHFSTKQVITKKSGVVLLNPVVKDKKWILNHEDVALGELLGKGNFGEVFKGTLQRDKMAVAVKTCKEDLPPELKIRFLSEARILKQYDHPNIVKLIGVCTQRQPIYIVMELVPGGDFLSFLRKKKDELKTKQLVRFSVDAAAGMAYLESKNCIHRDLAARNCLVGDGSVLKISDFGMSRQEDDGVYSSSGLKQIPIKWTAPEALNYGRYTSESDVWSYGILLWETFSLGVCPYPGMTNQQAREQVEKGYRMACPQRCPDDVYQVMQRCWQYNPEDRPRFSELQRDLAAIKKK; from the exons ATGGGTTTCGGTCGGGATCTGAGAAACTCCCATGAAGGATTACTGAAGCTGCAGGACTGGGAGTTAAAG CTGCTGGAGACAGTGAAGCGCTTCATGACACTGCGGGTCAAAAGTGATAAAGAGTACGCTGCCCTGCTGCTCAGCATGACGCAGCAGACGGAGAAACAGGAAAGTGCTGATTACATCAGCACTGTTAGCAAG TCATGGTCACAAGTAGTCCGGCATACTGAGGCATTGGGGCGGGTCATGAGGAGTCATGCAGATGACCTGAACTCTGGTCCCCTGCACCGCCTGGCCACGCTGATCCGAGACAAGCAGCAGGTGAAGAAGAGCTACCAGAGTCTTCATCTGCAGCTGGAGAGCTACAACTACAAG GTGACCAGAACAGACCTTGAAAAACTGAAAGTGACGTATCGTCAGCTGAGCCGTGACGCCAACAACGCCAAAGAGAAATACCGAGAGGCTCTGGCCAAAG gccgggaggcagatcGAGCCCGCGAGCGCTACGACAAATCGATGACGAAGCTCCATAATCTTCACAATCAATATGTTCTGGCTGTTTGTGGTGCTCAAACGCAGCAGGAGGAGCATCGCCACCATGCCGCGCCGGGACTGCTGGACTCGCTGCAAAGGATGCAGGAGGATATGACTCTGGCACT TAAAAGTATTCTGGAGGAGTACTGTGAGATCAGCAGTCTTCTGACGGAGGAGATTGTGAAGGTCCATCAGGAGATCTCGGCTGCCATCAAGCAGATCGATCCCCTCGCCGAGTACCAGCACTTCATTGATGCTTACAG GTCTCCGGAGACACCGGAGGCGAGCATTGAGTTTGACGTATCTCTACTGGAGGAGACTGACAGTATTCCGGCCAATGAGATCCTGTGGAACACGCTGACGGCTGACAGCCTGCAGGCCAC gttGTCATCAACGACGGAGGACCTGGCTCTAACTCAGCAGAATCTGCGGACGAAAGAAGCACTTGCCAACGACCTTGATGCCAAAATCCAGACGAGTCAGCAGAGCACTGAGAGGAAGAGCGA CTGTGTCCTGCTGCTCAGTCAGAAACTCTCTCTTCTTGAACTTCGCCAAACCGTCCAATCACTGCGCAGCTCCGAGGCACGCCTCGCCTCTCAGAAATCCCTGTTGGACACCAAGATGGCTGCGGCAGTTGCCTCCCCTCCGCCACCGCCGGCCCCCCCTGCGCTGCAGTATGAGGATGACACCCGCTCTGTCGGATCCACT gACAAAGTGAAGGAGAAGAGCTCTCGCTTTGATACCCTCCGTCAGTCTTTGGCTGGGATGATCCGACCTACTAAAGCCATGCTgggctcctcctcctca CAGTTTTTTGATGTGATCCCCACATCGGAGCGTCCCCTGGCAGAGCAAGAATGGTACCATGGAGCCATCCCTCGCACTGAGGCTCAGGAGTTACTACGGCAACAGGGAGACTTCCTGGTCAGAGAGAGTCATGGGAAACCTGGGGAGTACGTCCTGTCTGTGTTTTCTGATGATCAGAGAAGACACTTCATCATTCAGTACGCCGAC AGTCAGTACCGTTTTGAAGGCACGGGTTTCTCCACCATCCCCCAGCTAATCGAGCACCACTTCTCTACCAAACAAGTCATCACCAAGAAGTCTGGAGTGGTGTTGCTCAACCCTGTCGTCAAG GACAAGAAGTGGATCTTGAACCACGAGGACGTGGCGCTGGGAGAGCTGCTGGGAAAG GGTAACTTTGGGGAGGTTTTCAAAGGAACGCTGCAGCGTGACAAAATGGCCGTCGCTGTCAAAACTTGTAAAGAAGATTTGCCTCCAGAGCTGAAGATCCGCTTCTTGTCTGAGGCCAG GATCCTGAAGCAGTATGACCATCCCAACATTGTGAAGCTGATCGGCGTTTGTACGCAGCGACAGCCCATCTATATCGTCATGGAGCTAGTTCCTG GGGGAGACTTCCTATCATTcctgaggaagaagaaggatgagctGAAGACGAAGCAGCTGGTTCGCTTCTCGGTCGACGCTGCTGCTGGCATGGCCTATCTGGAGAGTAAAAACTGCATTCACAG GGACCTGGCGGCGAGGAACTGTCTGGTTGGAGACGGCAGTGTGTTGAAGATCAGTGACTTTGGGATGAGTCGTCAGGAAGATGATGGCGTCTATTCTTCATCTGGACTCAAACAGATTCCTATTAAATGGACCGCACCTGAGGCCCTAAACTATG GTCGTTACACCTCAGAAAGTGATGTGTGGAGTTATGGGATCCTGCTGTGGGAAACATTCAGTCTGGGCGTGTGTCCTTATCCAGGAATGACCAACCAGCAGGCCCGAGAACAGGTGGAGAAAG GTTACAGGATGGCGTGCCCTCAGCGTTGCCCTGACGACGTGTACCAGGTGATGCAGCGCTGCTGGCAGTACAACCCAGAGGACCGGCCCAGGTTCTCAGAGCTGCAGCGAGACCTCGCCGCCATCAAGAAGAAGTGA
- the fer gene encoding tyrosine-protein kinase Fer isoform X2 yields MGFGRDLRNSHEGLLKLQDWELKLLETVKRFMTLRVKSDKEYAALLLSMTQQTEKQESADYISTVSKSWSQVVRHTEALGRVMRSHADDLNSGPLHRLATLIRDKQQVKKSYQSLHLQLESYNYKVTRTDLEKLKVTYRQLSRDANNAKEKYREALAKGREADRARERYDKSMTKLHNLHNQYVLAVCGAQTQQEEHRHHAAPGLLDSLQRMQEDMTLALKSILEEYCEISSLLTEEIVKVHQEISAAIKQIDPLAEYQHFIDAYRSPETPEASIEFDVSLLEETDSIPANEILWNTLTADSLQATLSSTTEDLALTQQNLRTKEALANDLDAKIQTSQQSTERKSDCVLLLSQKLSLLELRQTVQSLRSSEARLASQKSLLDTKMAAAVASPPPPPAPPALQYEDDTRSVGSTDKVKEKSSRFDTLRQSLAGMIRPTKAMLGSSSSFFDVIPTSERPLAEQEWYHGAIPRTEAQELLRQQGDFLVRESHGKPGEYVLSVFSDDQRRHFIIQYADSQYRFEGTGFSTIPQLIEHHFSTKQVITKKSGVVLLNPVVKDKKWILNHEDVALGELLGKGNFGEVFKGTLQRDKMAVAVKTCKEDLPPELKIRFLSEARILKQYDHPNIVKLIGVCTQRQPIYIVMELVPGGDFLSFLRKKKDELKTKQLVRFSVDAAAGMAYLESKNCIHRDLAARNCLVGDGSVLKISDFGMSRQEDDGVYSSSGLKQIPIKWTAPEALNYGRYTSESDVWSYGILLWETFSLGVCPYPGMTNQQAREQVEKGYRMACPQRCPDDVYQVMQRCWQYNPEDRPRFSELQRDLAAIKKK; encoded by the exons ATGGGTTTCGGTCGGGATCTGAGAAACTCCCATGAAGGATTACTGAAGCTGCAGGACTGGGAGTTAAAG CTGCTGGAGACAGTGAAGCGCTTCATGACACTGCGGGTCAAAAGTGATAAAGAGTACGCTGCCCTGCTGCTCAGCATGACGCAGCAGACGGAGAAACAGGAAAGTGCTGATTACATCAGCACTGTTAGCAAG TCATGGTCACAAGTAGTCCGGCATACTGAGGCATTGGGGCGGGTCATGAGGAGTCATGCAGATGACCTGAACTCTGGTCCCCTGCACCGCCTGGCCACGCTGATCCGAGACAAGCAGCAGGTGAAGAAGAGCTACCAGAGTCTTCATCTGCAGCTGGAGAGCTACAACTACAAG GTGACCAGAACAGACCTTGAAAAACTGAAAGTGACGTATCGTCAGCTGAGCCGTGACGCCAACAACGCCAAAGAGAAATACCGAGAGGCTCTGGCCAAAG gccgggaggcagatcGAGCCCGCGAGCGCTACGACAAATCGATGACGAAGCTCCATAATCTTCACAATCAATATGTTCTGGCTGTTTGTGGTGCTCAAACGCAGCAGGAGGAGCATCGCCACCATGCCGCGCCGGGACTGCTGGACTCGCTGCAAAGGATGCAGGAGGATATGACTCTGGCACT TAAAAGTATTCTGGAGGAGTACTGTGAGATCAGCAGTCTTCTGACGGAGGAGATTGTGAAGGTCCATCAGGAGATCTCGGCTGCCATCAAGCAGATCGATCCCCTCGCCGAGTACCAGCACTTCATTGATGCTTACAG GTCTCCGGAGACACCGGAGGCGAGCATTGAGTTTGACGTATCTCTACTGGAGGAGACTGACAGTATTCCGGCCAATGAGATCCTGTGGAACACGCTGACGGCTGACAGCCTGCAGGCCAC gttGTCATCAACGACGGAGGACCTGGCTCTAACTCAGCAGAATCTGCGGACGAAAGAAGCACTTGCCAACGACCTTGATGCCAAAATCCAGACGAGTCAGCAGAGCACTGAGAGGAAGAGCGA CTGTGTCCTGCTGCTCAGTCAGAAACTCTCTCTTCTTGAACTTCGCCAAACCGTCCAATCACTGCGCAGCTCCGAGGCACGCCTCGCCTCTCAGAAATCCCTGTTGGACACCAAGATGGCTGCGGCAGTTGCCTCCCCTCCGCCACCGCCGGCCCCCCCTGCGCTGCAGTATGAGGATGACACCCGCTCTGTCGGATCCACT gACAAAGTGAAGGAGAAGAGCTCTCGCTTTGATACCCTCCGTCAGTCTTTGGCTGGGATGATCCGACCTACTAAAGCCATGCTgggctcctcctcctca TTTTTTGATGTGATCCCCACATCGGAGCGTCCCCTGGCAGAGCAAGAATGGTACCATGGAGCCATCCCTCGCACTGAGGCTCAGGAGTTACTACGGCAACAGGGAGACTTCCTGGTCAGAGAGAGTCATGGGAAACCTGGGGAGTACGTCCTGTCTGTGTTTTCTGATGATCAGAGAAGACACTTCATCATTCAGTACGCCGAC AGTCAGTACCGTTTTGAAGGCACGGGTTTCTCCACCATCCCCCAGCTAATCGAGCACCACTTCTCTACCAAACAAGTCATCACCAAGAAGTCTGGAGTGGTGTTGCTCAACCCTGTCGTCAAG GACAAGAAGTGGATCTTGAACCACGAGGACGTGGCGCTGGGAGAGCTGCTGGGAAAG GGTAACTTTGGGGAGGTTTTCAAAGGAACGCTGCAGCGTGACAAAATGGCCGTCGCTGTCAAAACTTGTAAAGAAGATTTGCCTCCAGAGCTGAAGATCCGCTTCTTGTCTGAGGCCAG GATCCTGAAGCAGTATGACCATCCCAACATTGTGAAGCTGATCGGCGTTTGTACGCAGCGACAGCCCATCTATATCGTCATGGAGCTAGTTCCTG GGGGAGACTTCCTATCATTcctgaggaagaagaaggatgagctGAAGACGAAGCAGCTGGTTCGCTTCTCGGTCGACGCTGCTGCTGGCATGGCCTATCTGGAGAGTAAAAACTGCATTCACAG GGACCTGGCGGCGAGGAACTGTCTGGTTGGAGACGGCAGTGTGTTGAAGATCAGTGACTTTGGGATGAGTCGTCAGGAAGATGATGGCGTCTATTCTTCATCTGGACTCAAACAGATTCCTATTAAATGGACCGCACCTGAGGCCCTAAACTATG GTCGTTACACCTCAGAAAGTGATGTGTGGAGTTATGGGATCCTGCTGTGGGAAACATTCAGTCTGGGCGTGTGTCCTTATCCAGGAATGACCAACCAGCAGGCCCGAGAACAGGTGGAGAAAG GTTACAGGATGGCGTGCCCTCAGCGTTGCCCTGACGACGTGTACCAGGTGATGCAGCGCTGCTGGCAGTACAACCCAGAGGACCGGCCCAGGTTCTCAGAGCTGCAGCGAGACCTCGCCGCCATCAAGAAGAAGTGA
- the cdc26 gene encoding anaphase-promoting complex subunit CDC26 produces MLRRKPTRLELKIDDTEEFESIKKELEARKRQREESESGAGGSSILSSDMIGAGASMCSSTPLTRAEIINERIGYKPHPAPQTLPTLFGNL; encoded by the exons ATGTTGAGGAGGAAACCAACCCGCTTGGAGCTGAAGATCGATGACACAGAGGAGTTTGAGAGCATCAAGAAGGAGCTTGAG gCCAGGAAGCGTCAGCGAGAGGAGTCTGAATCAGGAGCGGGTGGGAGCTCTATCCTCAGTTCTGACATGATTGGGGCCGGAGCATCAATGTGCTCTTCCACACCGCTAACCAGGGCAGAGATTATCAATGAGCGTATTGGGTACAAGCCCCACCCCGCACCCCAAACACTGCCAACCCTGTTTGGAAATTTGTAA